In a genomic window of Sinorhizobium meliloti:
- a CDS encoding SDR family oxidoreductase, translating to MLITGASRGLGQELARQYAAAGWRVIACVRQPSARDGETGIERRILDVTDARSMAALAESLGERPIDALINNAGVRGDTGGLSTVRPEDFLEVMRVNALAPILVVQALLRNLLAGGDRIVANISSRAGSLAEGTLDDDEGDYAYRCSKAALNMATVKLAQDLRPHRVTVLSLHPGWVRTDMGGHQASVPVAESAAGLKAIIDRAGLAESGSFRAFDGRTVSW from the coding sequence GTGCTGATCACCGGTGCATCGCGGGGCCTGGGTCAGGAGCTTGCACGGCAGTATGCAGCCGCCGGCTGGCGGGTGATCGCCTGCGTCCGCCAACCGTCGGCGAGGGATGGGGAAACCGGCATCGAACGTCGGATACTCGACGTCACGGACGCGAGGTCGATGGCGGCGCTTGCCGAAAGCCTCGGCGAGCGGCCGATCGATGCCCTCATCAACAATGCCGGAGTCCGCGGCGACACAGGCGGACTGTCGACCGTCAGGCCCGAGGATTTCCTGGAGGTCATGCGTGTCAATGCCCTTGCGCCGATCCTGGTCGTGCAGGCGCTGCTGCGAAATCTCCTCGCCGGCGGCGATCGCATCGTCGCCAATATCAGCAGCCGCGCAGGATCGCTCGCCGAGGGCACGCTCGACGACGACGAAGGAGACTATGCCTATCGTTGCTCGAAAGCGGCGCTGAACATGGCCACGGTCAAGCTCGCCCAGGATTTGCGCCCCCACCGGGTCACCGTGCTGTCGCTCCACCCCGGCTGGGTCAGAACCGATATGGGCGGCCATCAGGCGAGCGTGCCGGTTGCGGAAAGCGCCGCCGGCCTGAAGGCGATCATCGACAGGGCCGGGCTCGCCGAGAGCGGCAGCTTCCGGGCCTTCGACGGAAGAACGGTATCGTGGTGA
- a CDS encoding aminotransferase class III-fold pyridoxal phosphate-dependent enzyme, which produces MTTSEFKNVQETETIEALLAREYGVAGEIVALPGEHDLNFRIQASDGRAFLLKLHALGAPEELDMQIAVLDHLAREATDLPVSKALPSRSGASFTRVEFKGERVARLLTWLPGEIWARAANRSSNSIETLGALLGKLDRSLAGFSHPGARREYAWDIARAEMHLANVDLIEDVEKRSAVRAILDHFVSTVLPRLEACPRQVIHNDANDYNVLVGADGCVSGLLDFGDMVESYRVVEVAVASAYALIGSPDPIGAIARLAGAYHGVNPLGETEAELIFDLVRTRYAVSICMAARQIRDNPENAYLLVSQEDVWRELRRLEQENRLFAIARLRDVCGFAPIPGAARVVQWLERNAHDFSGVMKPGIARPKAAVFDFSANSSENWAGLDKDVAQARIEAHIHAEGADFGLGLYGEDRAVYKGDAYQATASLRRTIHLGIDLFAPANEPVHAPFAGNVAFYHDDAVPYGFGPTILLEHTTGEGDTFWTLYGHLSRESASRLSIGQPVARGEAFATLGDRAENGGWVPHLHFQIVTDHLGLEGRMHGVGVREQWQVWREISPDPSVVLGLSVPASVIVERDKAFLVRERQRRIGRSLSIAYGAAPLKIVAGEGAYLIDDEGRRWLDMVNNVCHVGHCHPRVVKAAQMQTARLNTNSRYLHDSLVEYSRRLAALFPDPLNVCFFVNSGSEANDLAIRLARAYTGNRDVITVDHAYHGHLTSLIDVSPYKFAGKGGEGRPAHVRVAEMPDLYRGRYRYGDTDAGRKYAGDVQRQIDALAADGRKPALFFSEGILGTGGQLVLPEGYLREAYAHVRAAGGLCLADEVQVGFGRVGSHMWAHETQGVVPDIVTMGKPIGNGHPMAAVVTTEAIAAAFANGMEYFNTFGGNPVSAEIGLAVLDVIRDERLMHHCAVVGNRLMDGARELASRHAIIGDVRGYGLFNGIELVRDRDTLEPAAAELDFVIAEMKDRHRILLSSEGPQHNVLKIKPPAPFSADDCDRFLDALDAVLARVEAG; this is translated from the coding sequence ATGACGACGAGCGAGTTCAAGAACGTGCAGGAAACCGAAACAATCGAAGCGCTCCTTGCCCGCGAATACGGCGTCGCGGGAGAAATCGTGGCGCTGCCCGGCGAGCACGATCTCAATTTCCGTATTCAGGCGAGCGACGGTCGCGCGTTCCTCCTGAAACTGCATGCCCTCGGCGCGCCCGAGGAGCTCGACATGCAGATTGCAGTTCTCGACCATCTCGCGCGCGAGGCGACGGATCTGCCCGTCTCGAAGGCCTTGCCGAGCCGCTCCGGCGCCTCGTTCACCCGCGTCGAATTCAAAGGAGAGCGTGTCGCACGTCTGCTGACGTGGCTGCCCGGGGAGATCTGGGCACGAGCCGCCAACCGCTCGAGCAACAGCATCGAGACCCTTGGGGCGCTGCTCGGCAAGCTCGACCGCAGCCTCGCCGGTTTCTCTCATCCCGGCGCAAGGAGAGAGTACGCCTGGGATATCGCCCGGGCGGAAATGCACCTCGCCAATGTCGATCTGATCGAGGATGTGGAAAAGCGGAGCGCGGTTCGCGCGATCCTCGATCACTTCGTCTCCACCGTGCTGCCGCGCCTTGAGGCGTGCCCCCGGCAGGTCATCCACAACGATGCCAATGACTATAACGTGCTCGTCGGCGCCGACGGCTGCGTCAGCGGTCTGCTCGACTTCGGCGATATGGTCGAGAGCTATCGGGTGGTGGAAGTGGCCGTCGCCTCTGCCTATGCGCTGATCGGCTCGCCGGATCCGATCGGCGCCATCGCGCGGCTGGCGGGCGCCTATCACGGCGTCAATCCGCTCGGCGAAACGGAGGCCGAGCTGATCTTCGATCTCGTGCGCACCCGCTACGCCGTCAGCATATGCATGGCGGCAAGGCAGATCCGCGACAACCCCGAGAACGCCTATCTGCTCGTCAGCCAGGAGGACGTCTGGCGCGAACTGCGACGCCTCGAGCAAGAGAACCGCTTGTTCGCCATCGCCCGCCTTCGCGACGTCTGCGGCTTCGCACCCATCCCGGGGGCCGCACGGGTGGTGCAGTGGCTGGAGCGCAATGCGCATGATTTTTCGGGCGTCATGAAGCCGGGCATTGCAAGGCCGAAGGCAGCCGTCTTCGATTTCTCGGCGAACAGCTCGGAGAACTGGGCAGGTCTCGACAAGGACGTGGCGCAAGCGCGCATCGAAGCGCATATCCATGCGGAGGGGGCGGATTTCGGCCTTGGCCTCTACGGGGAGGACAGAGCGGTCTACAAGGGTGACGCCTACCAGGCGACTGCAAGCCTGCGCCGCACGATTCACCTCGGCATCGATCTCTTCGCTCCCGCCAACGAGCCGGTGCATGCACCCTTCGCCGGCAACGTCGCCTTCTACCACGACGACGCGGTCCCTTACGGTTTCGGGCCGACAATTCTGCTCGAACACACGACGGGCGAGGGCGACACGTTCTGGACGCTCTACGGGCATCTCTCCCGTGAAAGCGCCTCACGGCTTTCGATCGGCCAGCCGGTCGCCAGGGGCGAAGCTTTCGCGACCCTGGGGGATCGCGCCGAAAACGGCGGCTGGGTTCCGCACCTGCATTTCCAGATCGTCACCGATCATCTCGGCCTCGAGGGCCGCATGCACGGCGTCGGCGTCAGAGAGCAGTGGCAGGTCTGGCGGGAGATCAGCCCGGATCCTAGCGTCGTGCTCGGCCTTTCCGTTCCGGCGTCGGTGATCGTCGAGCGCGACAAGGCGTTCCTGGTGCGCGAACGCCAGCGCCGCATCGGTCGTTCCTTAAGCATCGCCTACGGCGCGGCGCCTCTGAAGATCGTCGCCGGCGAGGGCGCCTACCTGATCGATGACGAGGGTAGGCGCTGGCTCGACATGGTCAACAATGTCTGCCATGTCGGCCATTGCCATCCACGCGTCGTGAAGGCGGCGCAGATGCAGACGGCGCGGCTCAATACCAATTCGCGCTATCTGCATGACAGTCTGGTGGAATATTCCCGACGGCTTGCGGCGCTCTTCCCTGATCCGCTGAACGTCTGCTTCTTCGTCAATTCCGGCAGCGAAGCCAACGATCTCGCGATCCGGCTGGCGCGCGCCTATACCGGCAACCGCGACGTCATCACCGTCGATCACGCCTATCACGGCCATCTGACGAGCCTGATCGATGTCAGTCCCTATAAATTCGCGGGCAAGGGCGGGGAAGGGCGGCCGGCGCATGTGCGGGTTGCCGAGATGCCGGACCTCTATCGGGGACGCTATCGCTATGGCGATACGGACGCGGGGCGCAAATATGCCGGGGACGTGCAGCGGCAGATCGATGCGCTGGCGGCGGACGGGCGCAAACCCGCGCTCTTCTTCAGCGAGGGTATTCTCGGCACGGGCGGCCAACTGGTGCTGCCGGAAGGTTATCTCAGAGAGGCCTATGCGCATGTGCGTGCGGCCGGCGGGCTGTGCCTCGCGGACGAGGTTCAGGTGGGCTTCGGCCGCGTCGGCAGTCACATGTGGGCGCATGAGACGCAAGGGGTCGTGCCCGACATCGTCACCATGGGCAAGCCGATCGGCAACGGCCACCCGATGGCGGCTGTGGTGACGACTGAGGCGATTGCCGCGGCATTTGCAAACGGAATGGAATATTTCAACACCTTCGGCGGAAATCCGGTATCGGCCGAGATCGGCCTCGCCGTACTCGACGTAATCCGCGACGAGCGCCTGATGCACCATTGCGCGGTCGTTGGAAACCGTCTGATGGATGGAGCGCGCGAACTCGCCAGCCGCCACGCGATCATCGGCGACGTGCGCGGCTACGGTCTCTTCAACGGCATCGAGCTCGTGCGCGATCGCGACACCCTCGAACCGGCCGCAGCGGAGCTCGACTTCGTCATTGCCGAAATGAAGGACAGGCACCGCATCCTGCTGTCGAGCGAGGGACCGCAGCACAACGTACTGAAGATCAAGCCGCCCGCGCCATTCAGCGCGGACGATTGCGACCGTTTCCTCGATGCCCTCGACGCGGTGCTGGCGCGGGTAGAGGCCGGCTGA
- a CDS encoding sn-glycerol-3-phosphate ABC transporter ATP-binding protein UgpC: MAAIRIDNLRKSFGSHEILKGIDLEIASGEFVCFLGPSGCGKSTLLRSIAGLENLDGGSIRLGERDITDLPSARRDIAMVFQNYALYPHMNVRKNLSFGLALNGMKRNEIERRVNNAAEILRITELLDRKPRQLSGGQRQRVAIGRAIVREPKLFLLDEPLSNLDAGLRVTMRVELASLHERLGVTMIYVTHDQVEAMTLSDRVVVLDKGRVSQFGTPLELFYRPANLFVAGFIGSPRMNFLPAGVAEQGATGVTLAGGDLSRPVTLDMCSSEPIDRVRPVTLGIRPDKLELTSPEEAHLAGTVRLVERLGTESHVHIRVEGGDLTAVVRGTHPVASRDQVHLRLPPQHCHLFDAEGTAIARRLDPETKALIDNEKARGARAPVLEERHA, from the coding sequence TTGGCCGCTATTCGCATCGACAATCTTCGCAAGTCCTTCGGCTCGCATGAAATTCTGAAGGGTATCGATCTCGAGATCGCCAGCGGCGAGTTCGTCTGCTTTCTGGGGCCGTCCGGTTGCGGCAAGAGCACGCTCCTGCGCTCGATCGCGGGACTTGAAAATCTCGACGGGGGATCGATCCGCCTCGGCGAGCGCGACATCACCGATCTTCCGTCCGCCAGGCGCGACATCGCCATGGTCTTCCAGAACTACGCGCTCTATCCGCATATGAACGTGCGCAAGAATCTTTCCTTCGGCCTTGCGCTGAACGGCATGAAGCGAAATGAGATCGAGCGGCGTGTCAACAATGCGGCCGAAATTCTGAGGATCACGGAGCTCCTGGACCGCAAGCCCCGCCAGCTTTCCGGCGGCCAGCGCCAGCGTGTGGCGATCGGCAGGGCGATCGTGCGCGAGCCGAAGCTCTTCCTGCTCGATGAGCCGCTCTCCAACCTCGATGCCGGTTTAAGGGTGACGATGCGCGTCGAACTGGCGTCGCTGCACGAACGCCTCGGCGTGACGATGATCTATGTGACGCATGACCAGGTGGAGGCCATGACTCTCTCCGACCGGGTCGTGGTGCTCGACAAGGGACGCGTCAGCCAGTTCGGCACGCCGCTCGAACTGTTCTACCGTCCGGCAAATCTCTTTGTCGCCGGCTTCATCGGCTCGCCGCGGATGAATTTCCTGCCGGCGGGTGTCGCGGAGCAGGGCGCAACCGGCGTGACGCTTGCCGGAGGCGACTTATCGCGGCCGGTGACGCTCGATATGTGTTCGTCCGAACCGATCGACCGGGTTCGTCCGGTCACCCTGGGAATTCGCCCCGACAAACTCGAACTGACCTCGCCGGAGGAGGCGCATCTCGCAGGCACGGTGAGGCTCGTCGAGCGGCTCGGCACCGAAAGTCACGTTCACATCCGTGTCGAGGGCGGTGATCTGACCGCCGTGGTGCGCGGCACCCATCCCGTCGCGAGCCGAGATCAAGTTCATCTCCGCCTTCCCCCCCAGCACTGCCATCTGTTCGATGCAGAAGGCACGGCGATCGCAAGGCGGCTCGATCCAGAGACGAAGGCACTTATCGATAACGAGAAGGCAAGGGGCGCGCGTGCGCCGGTTTTGGAGGAGAGACATGCCTGA
- a CDS encoding sugar ABC transporter substrate-binding protein, with translation MPDMKTTIIGSLLALSVAGAATARAEEVLRFATWDTGESLAIQQAIAKKFEEKHPGVKVQVEPYAEGYDQKLVAAFGAGNPPDVMYMWNFPQYYTSLMSLDELIARDSAEIKPDDFPEGLMNTARIEGKTYGMPSGFTTQVVFYNKEMFAKAGVEEPKEGWTWDDLRAKAAKFRDEAGKVYGFAVDAKPDPYDFEQFLWSNGTKYISDDGKEIDGYMNSDAAAAVLGMFADMARKEEAVTLHLGDETGGDTLFQGGKIAMFQSAMWDKADIDAAGFSYGVAPLPTFGDRPAHSALGVSAISIAKDAAHPNLAWEFVKFFSSPESVAMRVNDLPVRKSVAEAKGMTKDPVYKPFFDILATSNTERHAYLKNANWSKIQDNLARAIEATMIEQGNAKAHLDDAVKRSERLLK, from the coding sequence ATGCCTGATATGAAAACGACGATCATCGGATCGCTTCTGGCCCTGTCGGTTGCCGGCGCGGCGACTGCGCGCGCAGAGGAGGTCTTGCGCTTCGCGACCTGGGACACAGGCGAGAGCCTTGCCATCCAGCAGGCCATCGCCAAAAAATTCGAGGAGAAGCACCCGGGCGTGAAGGTTCAGGTCGAGCCCTATGCCGAGGGCTACGACCAGAAGCTCGTCGCCGCCTTCGGCGCGGGCAATCCGCCCGATGTCATGTATATGTGGAACTTCCCGCAATACTACACGTCGCTGATGTCGCTCGATGAGCTGATCGCGCGCGACTCGGCCGAGATCAAGCCGGACGATTTTCCGGAAGGCCTGATGAACACGGCGCGTATCGAAGGCAAGACCTACGGCATGCCCTCGGGTTTCACCACCCAGGTGGTCTTCTACAACAAGGAGATGTTCGCAAAGGCGGGCGTGGAAGAGCCGAAGGAGGGCTGGACCTGGGACGATCTGCGCGCCAAGGCAGCCAAGTTCCGCGACGAGGCCGGCAAGGTCTACGGGTTCGCCGTCGACGCCAAGCCGGACCCCTATGATTTCGAGCAGTTCCTCTGGTCGAACGGCACGAAATACATTTCGGACGACGGCAAGGAGATCGACGGCTACATGAACAGCGACGCGGCTGCCGCGGTGCTCGGCATGTTCGCCGACATGGCCCGGAAAGAAGAAGCCGTGACACTGCACCTCGGAGACGAAACGGGGGGCGACACGCTGTTCCAGGGCGGCAAGATCGCCATGTTCCAGAGCGCCATGTGGGACAAGGCAGATATCGATGCCGCGGGCTTCAGCTATGGCGTCGCACCGCTGCCGACATTCGGCGACCGCCCCGCCCATTCCGCACTCGGCGTTTCGGCGATCTCCATCGCCAAGGACGCCGCCCATCCCAACCTCGCCTGGGAATTCGTGAAATTCTTCTCCTCGCCCGAGTCGGTCGCGATGCGGGTCAACGACCTGCCGGTGCGCAAGAGTGTGGCCGAGGCGAAAGGGATGACGAAGGACCCCGTCTACAAGCCTTTCTTCGATATTCTCGCCACCTCCAACACCGAAAGGCACGCCTATCTGAAGAACGCCAACTGGAGCAAGATCCAGGACAATCTGGCGCGCGCCATCGAGGCGACGATGATCGAGCAGGGCAATGCCAAGGCCCATCTCGACGATGCGGTCAAGCGCTCCGAACGCCTGCTGAAGTAA
- a CDS encoding sugar ABC transporter permease, translated as MDMAAHAEPKVDVVRRRRANVGRHLAPFLFISPWILGFLFFTLGPLCFSLTMSFFDWPVVGERTFVGLDNYRSMFMEDPQFRESLWITVKFAAIYVPFNIVMSLLLALLLHHATFASGFFRTVFYLPSVISGVALVTIWSWIYSREYGLLNFMLSLVGIDGPNWLGDPSLALVAIIVASLWGLGGTMLILLTGLKAIPKELYEAATVSGVPGWAQMLFITLPMLGPMLIFTFITSIISAFQQLTIALLLTKGGPLGSTYFFAMYIYDNAFKYFDMGYAAAGSWVMFAIVLTLSLVVMRWSAAWVYYEGEVRPADGDRDA; from the coding sequence ATGGACATGGCCGCCCATGCTGAACCGAAGGTGGATGTCGTTCGGCGCAGACGAGCGAATGTCGGAAGGCATCTTGCGCCCTTCCTGTTCATCTCCCCATGGATCCTCGGATTCCTCTTCTTCACCCTCGGCCCGCTCTGCTTCTCGCTGACGATGAGCTTTTTCGACTGGCCCGTCGTCGGCGAGCGCACCTTCGTCGGACTCGACAACTACCGCTCCATGTTCATGGAGGATCCGCAATTCCGGGAGAGCCTCTGGATCACGGTGAAGTTCGCGGCGATCTACGTGCCGTTCAACATCGTCATGTCGCTTCTGCTGGCGCTGTTGCTGCACCATGCGACTTTCGCCAGCGGCTTCTTTCGCACGGTGTTCTATTTGCCGAGCGTGATCTCGGGCGTTGCGCTTGTGACGATCTGGAGCTGGATCTACAGCAGGGAATACGGGCTGTTGAACTTCATGCTGTCGCTCGTCGGCATCGATGGACCGAACTGGCTCGGCGATCCCAGCCTGGCCCTCGTCGCCATCATCGTCGCAAGCCTCTGGGGCCTCGGCGGTACGATGCTGATCCTTCTGACCGGTCTCAAGGCCATCCCGAAAGAGCTCTATGAGGCCGCGACCGTCTCGGGCGTTCCGGGCTGGGCGCAGATGCTGTTCATCACCCTGCCGATGCTCGGGCCGATGCTGATCTTCACCTTCATCACCTCGATCATCTCCGCATTCCAGCAACTGACGATAGCGCTTCTGCTGACGAAGGGCGGCCCTCTCGGCTCCACCTATTTCTTTGCGATGTACATCTACGACAACGCCTTCAAATATTTCGACATGGGCTATGCCGCCGCGGGCTCCTGGGTGATGTTCGCGATCGTGCTGACACTCAGCCTGGTCGTCATGCGCTGGTCCGCCGCATGGGTCTATTACGAGGGCGAGGTCCGGCCGGCCGATGGAGACCGCGATGCGTAA
- a CDS encoding carbohydrate ABC transporter permease yields the protein MRKTVLYATLILLSALFIAPFYWTFMTAVKSTAELYQFPPVLWPSEWHWENFAAAWNKQPFGTYLSNSLIVVVLSTFGQLLSSSLVAFGFARFRFPGRDALFVLLLATMMIPWDVKMIPLYMEFNMLGWINTLKPLIVPAYFADAFFVFLLRQYIMTIPMEIDEAARMDGANSFDIYWRIHLPLMLPALVLVGTFHFMNAWNDYLGPLIFLNDQSKYTLTLGLSMFKGLHEIDVTSIAAITVILCLPPLALFFLAQRYIMDGAVGSSVKG from the coding sequence ATGCGTAAGACAGTCCTCTATGCGACGCTGATCCTGCTGTCCGCCCTGTTCATCGCGCCGTTCTACTGGACCTTCATGACGGCGGTCAAAAGCACGGCGGAGCTATATCAGTTCCCACCGGTCCTCTGGCCGTCCGAGTGGCACTGGGAGAATTTCGCAGCCGCCTGGAACAAGCAGCCCTTCGGCACCTATCTTTCGAACTCGCTGATCGTCGTCGTCCTTTCGACATTCGGCCAGCTTCTCTCGAGTTCGCTCGTCGCCTTCGGCTTCGCCCGCTTCCGGTTTCCCGGACGCGACGCCCTGTTCGTGCTGCTGCTCGCGACCATGATGATCCCCTGGGACGTGAAGATGATCCCGCTCTACATGGAATTCAACATGCTGGGCTGGATCAACACGCTCAAACCACTGATCGTGCCGGCCTATTTCGCCGACGCCTTCTTCGTCTTCCTGCTCCGCCAATACATCATGACGATACCGATGGAGATCGACGAGGCTGCCCGCATGGACGGTGCCAACAGTTTCGACATCTACTGGCGCATCCATCTGCCTCTGATGCTGCCGGCCCTGGTGCTGGTCGGTACCTTCCATTTCATGAATGCGTGGAACGACTATCTGGGGCCATTGATCTTCCTCAACGATCAGTCGAAATACACGCTCACCCTCGGGCTTTCGATGTTCAAGGGCCTGCATGAGATCGACGTCACCTCGATCGCGGCGATCACCGTCATCCTCTGCCTTCCGCCGCTCGCCCTCTTCTTCCTGGCGCAGCGCTATATCATGGATGGAGCCGTCGGCTCTTCGGTGAAGGGATAG
- a CDS encoding amylo-alpha-1,6-glucosidase, producing MFDIDHVPFSRKARFLTLSTMRVPGRDGERALYLRCVSGGDERPSLGRLCRVELLDGNGRPAAARFELSPDQLVARAGEGIVRFVIGDGERLHIRGENAGVRFHVEGSRYDYVYRTPGGEWCLVAASENVKLIPRACLGDLAVSGKWDRDRSTDVSFTLSGEGTFEGNVDFFRALPPPKGADSFEEAHATVAAEFGAWYRSIPAGVPGQEEAQRLAAYLLWANTVPAEGVLTRPAIYMSKNAMINIWSWDNAFSALGVAAFDEELAFDQFAAIFDHQDASGLLPDYVNDREALFAFTKPPVHGWAVSCLARENPAFLTPERRAYLRNAIGRQVSYWLTHGRAGGGVLPSYFHGNDSGWDNASFFAEGGPVLSPDLPVFLILACEALANLLEDDPEKAARWLRTADELQALLVGTLWTGETFAARLAAEPKRILPGDSLIQFMPLLLGSRLPGTMCRQLVARLVEGAFITDWGPATESPRSSYYEDDGYWRGPIWAPTTYLLWDGLRRQGEGALAREIAQRFCALANAHGMAENFDARSGRGLRDRAFAWTSAVYLLLAQSLRDENR from the coding sequence ATGTTCGACATCGACCATGTTCCTTTCAGCCGAAAGGCGCGCTTCCTGACGCTGTCGACCATGCGTGTTCCCGGGCGCGACGGCGAGCGTGCGCTTTATCTCAGATGCGTCAGCGGCGGCGATGAGCGTCCTTCGCTTGGACGGCTGTGCCGGGTCGAGTTGCTGGACGGGAACGGCCGACCGGCGGCGGCGCGCTTCGAACTGTCGCCGGACCAGCTTGTGGCGCGGGCCGGCGAGGGCATCGTCCGCTTCGTCATCGGAGACGGCGAACGCTTGCACATTCGCGGCGAGAATGCCGGCGTGCGTTTCCATGTCGAAGGATCGCGCTACGATTATGTCTACCGCACGCCCGGCGGCGAATGGTGTCTCGTGGCAGCAAGTGAGAACGTGAAACTCATTCCGCGGGCCTGTCTCGGTGATCTGGCGGTTTCCGGCAAATGGGACAGGGACCGGTCCACCGACGTTTCCTTCACGCTCTCGGGCGAGGGGACATTCGAGGGCAATGTCGATTTCTTTCGCGCCCTCCCGCCGCCGAAAGGCGCCGACAGCTTCGAGGAGGCGCATGCAACCGTCGCAGCCGAGTTCGGCGCCTGGTATCGATCGATCCCGGCAGGTGTCCCCGGACAGGAGGAAGCGCAACGGCTCGCGGCCTATCTCCTCTGGGCAAATACCGTGCCGGCCGAAGGCGTGCTGACCCGACCGGCGATCTACATGTCGAAAAACGCCATGATCAATATCTGGAGCTGGGACAATGCCTTCTCGGCACTTGGCGTGGCCGCCTTCGACGAAGAGCTCGCCTTCGACCAGTTCGCAGCGATCTTCGACCATCAGGACGCTTCCGGCCTGCTGCCGGACTACGTGAACGACCGCGAAGCGCTCTTCGCCTTCACCAAGCCCCCCGTTCACGGCTGGGCCGTGTCCTGCCTGGCGCGCGAAAATCCCGCCTTCCTGACGCCGGAGCGACGGGCCTATCTGCGCAATGCGATCGGCAGGCAGGTCTCCTACTGGCTGACCCACGGCCGCGCCGGCGGCGGCGTGCTGCCGAGCTACTTCCACGGCAATGACAGCGGCTGGGACAATGCGAGTTTCTTTGCCGAAGGCGGCCCGGTTCTGTCACCCGACCTTCCGGTCTTCCTCATCCTGGCCTGCGAGGCGCTTGCCAATCTGCTGGAGGACGATCCGGAAAAGGCAGCCCGCTGGCTTCGCACCGCAGACGAACTTCAAGCGCTCCTCGTCGGCACGCTCTGGACCGGCGAGACTTTTGCCGCGCGTCTTGCCGCCGAGCCAAAACGAATTCTCCCTGGGGATAGTCTGATCCAGTTCATGCCGCTGCTGCTGGGCTCCCGCTTGCCCGGAACGATGTGCCGCCAGCTCGTCGCCCGGCTGGTGGAAGGCGCATTCATTACCGATTGGGGCCCGGCGACGGAAAGCCCCCGGAGTTCCTATTACGAGGATGATGGGTATTGGCGCGGGCCTATCTGGGCCCCGACGACCTATCTCCTCTGGGACGGACTGCGCCGCCAGGGCGAGGGTGCATTGGCGCGGGAAATCGCGCAGAGGTTCTGTGCACTTGCCAATGCACACGGTATGGCCGAAAACTTCGACGCGCGCTCGGGCAGGGGCCTTCGGGATCGGGCATTCGCCTGGACGTCCGCAGTCTACCTGCTGCTGGCGCAATCCCTCCGCGACGAAAACCGGTGA
- a CDS encoding LacI family DNA-binding transcriptional regulator produces MQRPTIKTIARETGLSIATVSKALKHSPQVRPETRAIVLDAAERVGYELNLHGVQLRTGKTYQVAAIMTAPGPKENEWEGVEYAQLLSGISWALEESPYRVSLYAVRDFEESQETIRQIVSMKKADGIIISGTRADDPRIRLMQEAEFPFVTYGMSIHNAPHAYVDADNAQMIRLSMARLIERGHRRIALLNPKEQFTYGVVRLESYRKALEEAGLSYDAALVAHGRLTPAFGRENVVAMSALADPPTAYICANEATALGAFSGFHARGLVHGRDAVINATDDLNVSQYFAPPITSYYLPIGEPSALLGKFILRRMEGEPPEALQTLLMPDLIERSDDRLRPL; encoded by the coding sequence ATGCAACGACCGACCATAAAGACGATAGCGCGGGAGACGGGACTGTCGATTGCGACGGTCTCCAAGGCTCTGAAGCATTCTCCGCAGGTTCGCCCGGAGACGAGGGCCATCGTGCTCGATGCGGCCGAGCGCGTGGGCTACGAGCTCAATCTTCATGGCGTGCAGCTGCGCACCGGCAAGACCTATCAGGTTGCCGCCATCATGACGGCGCCGGGCCCGAAGGAAAACGAATGGGAGGGCGTGGAATATGCGCAGCTCCTCAGCGGTATTTCCTGGGCGCTGGAAGAAAGCCCCTATCGCGTCTCGCTCTACGCCGTGCGCGACTTCGAGGAAAGCCAGGAAACGATCAGGCAGATCGTTTCGATGAAGAAGGCCGACGGCATCATCATTTCGGGCACGCGCGCCGACGATCCGCGTATCCGGTTGATGCAGGAAGCGGAGTTCCCCTTCGTGACCTACGGCATGAGCATCCACAATGCGCCGCACGCCTATGTCGACGCCGACAACGCACAGATGATCCGCCTGTCCATGGCGCGGCTGATCGAGCGTGGCCACAGGCGCATCGCGCTGCTCAATCCGAAAGAGCAGTTCACCTACGGTGTCGTTCGCCTGGAAAGCTACCGCAAAGCGCTCGAAGAGGCAGGCCTGTCCTACGATGCCGCGCTCGTCGCTCATGGTCGGCTGACGCCCGCATTCGGCAGGGAAAATGTGGTGGCCATGTCTGCGCTCGCCGATCCGCCCACCGCCTATATCTGTGCCAACGAAGCCACTGCGCTCGGCGCCTTTTCCGGCTTCCACGCGCGCGGGCTGGTGCATGGGCGTGACGCGGTCATCAATGCGACCGACGACCTGAACGTCAGCCAGTATTTCGCACCGCCGATCACGAGCTACTACCTGCCGATCGGCGAGCCGAGCGCGCTGCTCGGCAAATTCATCCTGCGGCGGATGGAGGGAGAACCGCCCGAGGCCCTGCAGACGCTCCTGATGCCGGATCTCATCGAGCGCTCGGACGACCGACTGAGGCCGCTATGA